The Onychomys torridus chromosome 4, mOncTor1.1, whole genome shotgun sequence genome includes a window with the following:
- the Epb41l1 gene encoding band 4.1-like protein 1 isoform X1 yields the protein MTTETGPDSEVKKAQEETPQQPEAAAAVTTPVNPAGHSHPETNSNEKHLPQQDTRPAGQSLDMEDKDYCEADGLSERTTPSKAQKSPQKIAKKFKSAICRVTLLDASEYECEVEKHGRGQVLFDLVCEHLNLLEKDYFGLTFCDADSQKNWLDPSKEIKKQIRSSPWNFAFTVKFYPPDPAQLTEDITRYYLCLQLRADIITGRLPCSFVTHALLGSYAVQAELGDYDAEEHMGNYVSELRFAPNQTRELEERIMELHKTYRGMTPGEAEIHFLENAKKLSMYGVDLHHAKDSEGIDIMLGVCANGLLIYRDRLRINRFAWPKILKISYKRSNFYIKIRPGEYEQFESTIGFKLPNHRSAKRLWKVCIEHHTFFRLVSPEPPPKGFLVMGSKFRYSGRTQAQTRQASALIDRPAPFFERSSSKRYTMSRSLDGAEFSRPASVSENHDAGPDGDKREDDAESGGRRSEAEEGELRTPTKIKELKPEQETTPRHKQEFLDKPEDVLLKHQASINELKRALKEPNSKLIHRERDRERERRLPSSPASPSPKGTPEKASEAQRTQDTSQQDLVPGRAAGLEVFTQKSLAASPEGSEHWVFIERVYTRPEELGLLTVATTQREESEAGLAEILADGRLSKVDILVDKFKVEVATEETVGTRRASTQQQGEMVASPEVFETMREEGLCIKGGHREAARAAGCTSPDNLLEGSELKIRNRRISEGQLESPVELSKGLEGLQTWQRPTAPGAGPEPEEVLSPASDKGGLQSFLLDPAQAEARADSSDETDTSFAERSFYLNYGEKDSEDQILPLPSEDREEHPDAPPGDGPWLELAEEYTERWELKSSAPRGSAPGSSRNQDETPVTPSQGEARSPRDHGRPGDLPGAAGQTFADWEETQQRLEGELTYPMARAAEDEEAAMSIDGMGKTEESPPAGWKKQPPGGGGGVHLDAQACALLRTIPPHVRKPVRPNQGGLLPKEKRAISTQAARTEDRDAVTPLPAAMEDTSQSPVSPWPGKPLEFGDPFGDQVPIILKHTYLPEESPVPKDTRGERKAPPVASKKPRAVPEGAEGPALLGFVFPSEKQKETSLRAGDQGDSQEDISKTSVANKIRMFETHGAETCRASQGELRALPRELPPEAAPGQVEHPRNRPLDLGFGQLQPPGDLASPKVTHSSVMPLATPHYGEGTSTTSHQERCTEPELVSPDSGCETTLEEATGVTGHNKSGDAGREEKSFFSRLAPNTPGKGGRLRFASPPGPQRAGLREGSEEKGKPPRPRAPESDTGDEDQDQERDAVFLKDNHLAIERKCSSITVSSTSSLEAEVDFTVIGDYHGSAFEDFSRSLPELDRDKSDSETEGGLVFSRDLKGPSSQEEESGGIEDSPDRGACSTPEMPQFESVKAETMTVSSLAIRKKIEPEAMLQSRVSAADSTQVDGSAPVGKDFMTTPPCITTETISTTMENSLKSGKGAAAMIPGPQTVATEIRSLSPIIGKDVLTSTYGATAETLSTSTTTHVTKTVKGGFSETRIEKRIIITGDEDVDQDQALALAIKEAKLQHPDMLVTKAVVYRETDPSPEERDKKPQES from the exons AGCCTAGATATGGAGGATAAGGACTATTGTGAGGCCGATGGCCTGTCGGAGAGGACCACGCCCAGCAAGGCCCAGAAGTCACCCCAGAAGATTGCCAAGAAGTTCAAGAGTGCCATCTGCCGAGTCACTCTGCTCGATGCCTCTGAGTACGAGTGTGAGGTGGAG aAGCACGGCCGGGGCCAGGTGCTGTTTGACCTGGTCTGTGAGCACCTCAACCTCCTGGAGAAGGACTACTTCGGTCTGACCTTCTGTGATGCCGACAGCCAGAAG AACTGGCTGGACCCTTCCAAGGAAATCAAGAAGCAGATCCGGA GCAGCCCCTGGAATTTTGCCTTCACAGTCAAGTTCTACCCTCCTGACCCGGCCCAGCTGACAGAAGACATCACTAG GTATTACCTGTGCCTGCAGCTCAGGGCAGACATCATCACAGGCCGGCTGCCCTGCTCCTTTGTCACACATGCCCTGCTGGGCTCCTATGCTGTACAGGCTGAGCTGGGAGACTATGATGCAGAGGAGCACATGGGCAACTATGTCAGCGAGCTCCGTTTCGCACCAAACCAGACCCGGGAGCTGGAGGAGAGGATCATGGAGCTGCACAAGACGTACAG GGGCATGACCCCAGGAGAGGCGGAGATCCACTTCCTGGAGAATGCCAAGAAGCTGTCCATGTATGGGGTTGATCTGCACCACGCTAAG GACTCTGAGGGAATCGATATCATGCTGGGTGTCTGTGCCAACGGCCTGCTCATCTACCGGGATCGCCTGAGAATCAACCGTTTTGCCTGGCCCAAGATCCTCAAGATCTCCTACAAGAGGAGTAACTTCTACATCAAGATCCGGCCTGGGGAG TATGAGCAGTTTGAGAGCACCATCGGCTTCAAGCTCCCTAACCACCGCTCAGCCAAGCGGCTGTGGAAGGTCTGCATCGAGCACCACACCTTCTTCCG GCTGGTATCCCCGGAGCCACCACCCAAGGGCTTTCTGGTGATGGGCTCCAAGTTCCGGTACAGCGGAAGGACGCAGGCACAGACCCGACAAGCCAGCGCCCTCATCGACCGGCCTGCACCCTTTTTTGAGCGTTCCTCCAGCAAGCGATACACCATGTCCCGCAGCCTTGATGGAG CGGAGTTCTCCCGTCCTGCCTCAGTCAGCGAGAACCATGATGCGGGGCCTGACGGGGACAAGCGAGAAGACGATGCGGAGTCAGGGGGACGGCGCTCAGAGGCCGAAGAAGGAGAGCTCAGGACCCCCACCAAGATAAAGGAGCTAAAG CCGGAGCAGGAAACCACGCCAAGACACAAGCAGGAG TTCTTGGACAAGCCAGAGGATGTCCTACTGAAGCACCAGGCCAGCATCAATGAGCTCAAGAGGGCCCTGAAGGAACCCAACAGCAAACTCATCCACCGGGAGCGAGATCGGGAGCGGGAGCGCAGGCTGCCCTCGTCGcccgcctccccctcccccaagggcaCCCCTGAGAAAGCCAGTGAG gcccagaggacccaggacacttctcagcaggacttggtacctggaagagcagcaggcttGGAGGTGTTCACTCAGAAAAGCCTCGCAGCATCTCCTGAG GGCTCAGAGCATTGGGTATTTATAGAGAGAGTATACACTAGGCCAGAAGAACTTGGCCTCCTAACAGTGGCCACCACACAACGGGAAGAAAGTGAGGCGGGCCTCGCTGAGATCCTTGCTGATGGCAGACTCTCCAAGGTAGACATTCTGGTGGACAAGTTCAAAGTTGAAGTGGCCACGGAAGAAACAGTGGGAACCAGAAGAGCAAGCACTCAACAGCAAGGGGAGATGGTTGCAAGTCCAGAGGTCTTTGAGACAATGAGAGAGGAAGGCCTGTGCATCAAGGGAGGCCACAGAGAGGCTGCCCGGGCTGCAGGCTGCACATCACCAGACAATCTTCTCGAGGGCTCCGAGCTCAAGATCCGGAACCGCCGCATCTCAGAGGGTCAGCTGGAGAGCCCAGTAGAGCTGAGCAAGGGGCTGGAGGGGCTCCAGACTTGGCAGAGGCCTACAGCACCGGGAGCCGGGCCAGAACCAGAAGAAGTCCTCTCTCCTGCATCAGACAAGGGAGGACTCCAGTCCTTCCTGTTGGATCCTGCCCAGGCAGAAGCCAGGGCTGACTCCAGCGACGAGACTGACACCTCCTTTGCAGAGAGGAGCTTCTATCTAAACTACGGCGAGAAAGACTCCGAAGACCAAATTCTGCCCCTGCCgtcagaggacagagaagagcacCCGGATGCCCCTCCTGGAGATGGGCCCTGGCTGGAGCTGGCAGAGGAGTACACAGAGCGCTGGGAGCTGAAGTCCTCAGCCCCAAGGGGTTCTGCCCCAGGTTCCAGCCGGAATCAAGATGAAACCCCTGTGACTCCCTCACAGGGAGAAGCCCGGTCCCCTAGGGACCATGGGAGGCCTGGTGACCTGCCAGGAGCTGCTGGACAGACTTTTGCAGACTGGGAAGAAACGCAGCAAAGGCTGGAAGGAGAGTTGACCTACCCAATGGCCAGGGCAGCTGAAGATGAGGAGGCCGCCATGAGTATAGATGGGATGGGAAAGACTGAGGAAAGTCCCCCAGCAGGATGGAAGAAGCAGCCccctggtggaggaggaggggtgcACCTAGATGCCCAGGCCTGTGCCCTTCTGAGGACCATTCCTCCTCATGTTAGGAAGCCAGTCAGGCCAAACCAAGGTGGCCTTCTGCCCAAAGAAAAGAGGGCAATTTCCACTCAGGCAGccaggacagaggacagggaTGCTGTCACCCCCTTGCCAGCAGCTATGGAGGACACTTCTCAAAGCCCAGTCTCTCCTTGGCCAGGGAAGCCTTTGGAGTTCGGGGATCCCTTTGGAGATCAGGTCCCCATAATTCTCAAACACACCTATCTTCCTGAAGAGAGCCCCGTGCCCAAGGACACACGAGGTGAACGCAAGGCACCCCCAGTTGCCAGCAAGAAACCCAGAGCTGTCCCTGAAGGAGCTGAGGGTCCTGCACTCTTGGGGTTTGTGTTCCCTTCAGAAAAGCAAAAGGAGACTTCGCTCCGGGCTGGGGACCAAGGGGATTCCCAGGAAGATATTAGCAAGACCTCAGTGGCTAACAAAATCCGGATGTTCGAGACCCACGGAGCTGAGACTTGCCGAGCCAGTCAGGGTGAATTGAGGGCCCTTCCACGTGAGCTGCCTCCAGAGGCTGCCCCAGGGCAGGTAGAACATCCACGAAATAGGCCCCTAGACTTGGGCTTTGGCCAACTCCAGCCCCCTGGGGACTTGGCCAGCCCCAAAGTTACACACTCTTCTGTCATGCCTCTGGCTACCCCGCACTATGGGGAGGGCACCTCTACTACCTCCCACCAGGAAAGATGCACAGAACCAGAGCTCGTGTCCCCTGATTCAGGCTGTGAAACCACGCTGGAGGAAGCTACCGGGGTAACTGGCCAC AACAAATCCGGAGATGCGGGCAGGGAAGAGAAGAGCTTCTTCAGCCGCTTAGCACCAAACACCCCTGGGAAGGGGGGGCGCCTGAGATTCGCCAGCCCTCCGGGCCCTCAG agagcagggctgagggagggctcggAGGAGAAAGGCAAGCCACCACGTCCTCGTGCCCCAGAGAGTGACACAGGAGATGAGGACCAGGACCAGGAGAGGGATGCGGTATTCTTGAAGGACAACCACCTGGCCATCGAACGCAAGTGCTCCAGCATAACGGTCAGCTCCACATCCAGCCTGGAGGCTGAGGTGGACTTCACGGTTATTGGCGATTACCACGGCAGCGCCTTTGAAGACTTCTCCAGAAGCCTCCCTGAGCTGGACCGTGATAAGAGCGACTCTGAGACAGAAGGCGGCTTGGTGTTCTCCCGGGATCTCAAGGGGCCCTCCAGCCAAGAGGAGGAGTCTGGGGGCATCGAGGACAGCCCAGACCGAGGGGCCTGCTCCACTCCAGAAATGCCCCAGTTTGAG TCTGtgaaagcagaaaccatgacTGTCAGCAGTCTGGCAATCAGAAAGAAGATTGAGCCAGAAGCCATGCTGCAGAGCAGAGTCTCCGCTGCGGACAGCACCCAG GTTGACGGCAGTGCCCCAGTAGGGAAGGACTTCATGACCACTCCCCCCTGCATCACCACAGAGaccatctccaccaccatg GAGAACAGTCTCAAGTCCGGGAAGGGGGCAGCTGCCATGATCCCAGGCCCACAGACGGTGGCCACGGAAATCCGTTCTCTTTCACCG ATCATCGGGAAAGATGTCCTCACCAGCACCTACGGCGCCACTGCGGAAAccctctccacctccaccaccacccatgtCACCAAA
- the Epb41l1 gene encoding band 4.1-like protein 1 isoform X6: MTTETGPDSEVKKAQEETPQQPEAAAAVTTPVNPAGHSHPETNSNEKHLPQQDTRPAGQSLDMEDKDYCEADGLSERTTPSKAQKSPQKIAKKFKSAICRVTLLDASEYECEVEKHGRGQVLFDLVCEHLNLLEKDYFGLTFCDADSQKNWLDPSKEIKKQIRSSPWNFAFTVKFYPPDPAQLTEDITRYYLCLQLRADIITGRLPCSFVTHALLGSYAVQAELGDYDAEEHMGNYVSELRFAPNQTRELEERIMELHKTYRGMTPGEAEIHFLENAKKLSMYGVDLHHAKDSEGIDIMLGVCANGLLIYRDRLRINRFAWPKILKISYKRSNFYIKIRPGEYEQFESTIGFKLPNHRSAKRLWKVCIEHHTFFRLVSPEPPPKGFLVMGSKFRYSGRTQAQTRQASALIDRPAPFFERSSSKRYTMSRSLDGAEFSRPASVSENHDAGPDGDKREDDAESGGRRSEAEEGELRTPTKIKELKPEQETTPRHKQEFLDKPEDVLLKHQASINELKRALKEPNSKLIHRERDRERERRLPSSPASPSPKGTPEKASEGSEHWVFIERVYTRPEELGLLTVATTQREESEAGLAEILADGRLSKVDILVDKFKVEVATEETVGTRRASTQQQGEMVASPEVFETMREEGLCIKGGHREAARAAGCTSPDNLLEGSELKIRNRRISEGQLESPVELSKGLEGLQTWQRPTAPGAGPEPEEVLSPASDKGGLQSFLLDPAQAEARADSSDETDTSFAERSFYLNYGEKDSEDQILPLPSEDREEHPDAPPGDGPWLELAEEYTERWELKSSAPRGSAPGSSRNQDETPVTPSQGEARSPRDHGRPGDLPGAAGQTFADWEETQQRLEGELTYPMARAAEDEEAAMSIDGMGKTEESPPAGWKKQPPGGGGGVHLDAQACALLRTIPPHVRKPVRPNQGGLLPKEKRAISTQAARTEDRDAVTPLPAAMEDTSQSPVSPWPGKPLEFGDPFGDQVPIILKHTYLPEESPVPKDTRGERKAPPVASKKPRAVPEGAEGPALLGFVFPSEKQKETSLRAGDQGDSQEDISKTSVANKIRMFETHGAETCRASQGELRALPRELPPEAAPGQVEHPRNRPLDLGFGQLQPPGDLASPKVTHSSVMPLATPHYGEGTSTTSHQERCTEPELVSPDSGCETTLEEATGNKSGDAGREEKSFFSRLAPNTPGKGGRLRFASPPGPQRAGLREGSEEKGKPPRPRAPESDTGDEDQDQERDAVFLKDNHLAIERKCSSITVSSTSSLEAEVDFTVIGDYHGSAFEDFSRSLPELDRDKSDSETEGGLVFSRDLKGPSSQEEESGGIEDSPDRGACSTPEMPQFESVKAETMTVSSLAIRKKIEPEAMLQSRVSAADSTQVDGSAPVGKDFMTTPPCITTETISTTMENSLKSGKGAAAMIPGPQTVATEIRSLSPIIGKDVLTSTYGATAETLSTSTTTHVTKTVKGGFSETRIEKRIIITGDEDVDQDQALALAIKEAKLQHPDMLVTKAVVYRETDPSPEERDKKPQES, translated from the exons AGCCTAGATATGGAGGATAAGGACTATTGTGAGGCCGATGGCCTGTCGGAGAGGACCACGCCCAGCAAGGCCCAGAAGTCACCCCAGAAGATTGCCAAGAAGTTCAAGAGTGCCATCTGCCGAGTCACTCTGCTCGATGCCTCTGAGTACGAGTGTGAGGTGGAG aAGCACGGCCGGGGCCAGGTGCTGTTTGACCTGGTCTGTGAGCACCTCAACCTCCTGGAGAAGGACTACTTCGGTCTGACCTTCTGTGATGCCGACAGCCAGAAG AACTGGCTGGACCCTTCCAAGGAAATCAAGAAGCAGATCCGGA GCAGCCCCTGGAATTTTGCCTTCACAGTCAAGTTCTACCCTCCTGACCCGGCCCAGCTGACAGAAGACATCACTAG GTATTACCTGTGCCTGCAGCTCAGGGCAGACATCATCACAGGCCGGCTGCCCTGCTCCTTTGTCACACATGCCCTGCTGGGCTCCTATGCTGTACAGGCTGAGCTGGGAGACTATGATGCAGAGGAGCACATGGGCAACTATGTCAGCGAGCTCCGTTTCGCACCAAACCAGACCCGGGAGCTGGAGGAGAGGATCATGGAGCTGCACAAGACGTACAG GGGCATGACCCCAGGAGAGGCGGAGATCCACTTCCTGGAGAATGCCAAGAAGCTGTCCATGTATGGGGTTGATCTGCACCACGCTAAG GACTCTGAGGGAATCGATATCATGCTGGGTGTCTGTGCCAACGGCCTGCTCATCTACCGGGATCGCCTGAGAATCAACCGTTTTGCCTGGCCCAAGATCCTCAAGATCTCCTACAAGAGGAGTAACTTCTACATCAAGATCCGGCCTGGGGAG TATGAGCAGTTTGAGAGCACCATCGGCTTCAAGCTCCCTAACCACCGCTCAGCCAAGCGGCTGTGGAAGGTCTGCATCGAGCACCACACCTTCTTCCG GCTGGTATCCCCGGAGCCACCACCCAAGGGCTTTCTGGTGATGGGCTCCAAGTTCCGGTACAGCGGAAGGACGCAGGCACAGACCCGACAAGCCAGCGCCCTCATCGACCGGCCTGCACCCTTTTTTGAGCGTTCCTCCAGCAAGCGATACACCATGTCCCGCAGCCTTGATGGAG CGGAGTTCTCCCGTCCTGCCTCAGTCAGCGAGAACCATGATGCGGGGCCTGACGGGGACAAGCGAGAAGACGATGCGGAGTCAGGGGGACGGCGCTCAGAGGCCGAAGAAGGAGAGCTCAGGACCCCCACCAAGATAAAGGAGCTAAAG CCGGAGCAGGAAACCACGCCAAGACACAAGCAGGAG TTCTTGGACAAGCCAGAGGATGTCCTACTGAAGCACCAGGCCAGCATCAATGAGCTCAAGAGGGCCCTGAAGGAACCCAACAGCAAACTCATCCACCGGGAGCGAGATCGGGAGCGGGAGCGCAGGCTGCCCTCGTCGcccgcctccccctcccccaagggcaCCCCTGAGAAAGCCAGTGAG GGCTCAGAGCATTGGGTATTTATAGAGAGAGTATACACTAGGCCAGAAGAACTTGGCCTCCTAACAGTGGCCACCACACAACGGGAAGAAAGTGAGGCGGGCCTCGCTGAGATCCTTGCTGATGGCAGACTCTCCAAGGTAGACATTCTGGTGGACAAGTTCAAAGTTGAAGTGGCCACGGAAGAAACAGTGGGAACCAGAAGAGCAAGCACTCAACAGCAAGGGGAGATGGTTGCAAGTCCAGAGGTCTTTGAGACAATGAGAGAGGAAGGCCTGTGCATCAAGGGAGGCCACAGAGAGGCTGCCCGGGCTGCAGGCTGCACATCACCAGACAATCTTCTCGAGGGCTCCGAGCTCAAGATCCGGAACCGCCGCATCTCAGAGGGTCAGCTGGAGAGCCCAGTAGAGCTGAGCAAGGGGCTGGAGGGGCTCCAGACTTGGCAGAGGCCTACAGCACCGGGAGCCGGGCCAGAACCAGAAGAAGTCCTCTCTCCTGCATCAGACAAGGGAGGACTCCAGTCCTTCCTGTTGGATCCTGCCCAGGCAGAAGCCAGGGCTGACTCCAGCGACGAGACTGACACCTCCTTTGCAGAGAGGAGCTTCTATCTAAACTACGGCGAGAAAGACTCCGAAGACCAAATTCTGCCCCTGCCgtcagaggacagagaagagcacCCGGATGCCCCTCCTGGAGATGGGCCCTGGCTGGAGCTGGCAGAGGAGTACACAGAGCGCTGGGAGCTGAAGTCCTCAGCCCCAAGGGGTTCTGCCCCAGGTTCCAGCCGGAATCAAGATGAAACCCCTGTGACTCCCTCACAGGGAGAAGCCCGGTCCCCTAGGGACCATGGGAGGCCTGGTGACCTGCCAGGAGCTGCTGGACAGACTTTTGCAGACTGGGAAGAAACGCAGCAAAGGCTGGAAGGAGAGTTGACCTACCCAATGGCCAGGGCAGCTGAAGATGAGGAGGCCGCCATGAGTATAGATGGGATGGGAAAGACTGAGGAAAGTCCCCCAGCAGGATGGAAGAAGCAGCCccctggtggaggaggaggggtgcACCTAGATGCCCAGGCCTGTGCCCTTCTGAGGACCATTCCTCCTCATGTTAGGAAGCCAGTCAGGCCAAACCAAGGTGGCCTTCTGCCCAAAGAAAAGAGGGCAATTTCCACTCAGGCAGccaggacagaggacagggaTGCTGTCACCCCCTTGCCAGCAGCTATGGAGGACACTTCTCAAAGCCCAGTCTCTCCTTGGCCAGGGAAGCCTTTGGAGTTCGGGGATCCCTTTGGAGATCAGGTCCCCATAATTCTCAAACACACCTATCTTCCTGAAGAGAGCCCCGTGCCCAAGGACACACGAGGTGAACGCAAGGCACCCCCAGTTGCCAGCAAGAAACCCAGAGCTGTCCCTGAAGGAGCTGAGGGTCCTGCACTCTTGGGGTTTGTGTTCCCTTCAGAAAAGCAAAAGGAGACTTCGCTCCGGGCTGGGGACCAAGGGGATTCCCAGGAAGATATTAGCAAGACCTCAGTGGCTAACAAAATCCGGATGTTCGAGACCCACGGAGCTGAGACTTGCCGAGCCAGTCAGGGTGAATTGAGGGCCCTTCCACGTGAGCTGCCTCCAGAGGCTGCCCCAGGGCAGGTAGAACATCCACGAAATAGGCCCCTAGACTTGGGCTTTGGCCAACTCCAGCCCCCTGGGGACTTGGCCAGCCCCAAAGTTACACACTCTTCTGTCATGCCTCTGGCTACCCCGCACTATGGGGAGGGCACCTCTACTACCTCCCACCAGGAAAGATGCACAGAACCAGAGCTCGTGTCCCCTGATTCAGGCTGTGAAACCACGCTGGAGGAAGCTACCGGG AACAAATCCGGAGATGCGGGCAGGGAAGAGAAGAGCTTCTTCAGCCGCTTAGCACCAAACACCCCTGGGAAGGGGGGGCGCCTGAGATTCGCCAGCCCTCCGGGCCCTCAG agagcagggctgagggagggctcggAGGAGAAAGGCAAGCCACCACGTCCTCGTGCCCCAGAGAGTGACACAGGAGATGAGGACCAGGACCAGGAGAGGGATGCGGTATTCTTGAAGGACAACCACCTGGCCATCGAACGCAAGTGCTCCAGCATAACGGTCAGCTCCACATCCAGCCTGGAGGCTGAGGTGGACTTCACGGTTATTGGCGATTACCACGGCAGCGCCTTTGAAGACTTCTCCAGAAGCCTCCCTGAGCTGGACCGTGATAAGAGCGACTCTGAGACAGAAGGCGGCTTGGTGTTCTCCCGGGATCTCAAGGGGCCCTCCAGCCAAGAGGAGGAGTCTGGGGGCATCGAGGACAGCCCAGACCGAGGGGCCTGCTCCACTCCAGAAATGCCCCAGTTTGAG TCTGtgaaagcagaaaccatgacTGTCAGCAGTCTGGCAATCAGAAAGAAGATTGAGCCAGAAGCCATGCTGCAGAGCAGAGTCTCCGCTGCGGACAGCACCCAG GTTGACGGCAGTGCCCCAGTAGGGAAGGACTTCATGACCACTCCCCCCTGCATCACCACAGAGaccatctccaccaccatg GAGAACAGTCTCAAGTCCGGGAAGGGGGCAGCTGCCATGATCCCAGGCCCACAGACGGTGGCCACGGAAATCCGTTCTCTTTCACCG ATCATCGGGAAAGATGTCCTCACCAGCACCTACGGCGCCACTGCGGAAAccctctccacctccaccaccacccatgtCACCAAA